DNA sequence from the Calderihabitans maritimus genome:
GTAAACAATCCGTAGCTAAAGGCTATCTGGGCTACATCCTGCTGGGTAACACCCGCCAGGGTAACCATCCGCGCCACCAGCTCCGTCCATATCTCCAAATCACGCCGGGTATAACCTACCACGACCGGTTTGCCCGTAGTGCCGGAGGAAGCATGTAGACGAACCACCTCCCGCAAAGGAACTGCAAAAAGACCATAGGGATAATTTTGACGGAGGTCATCCTTGGTAGTAAAAGGTAATTTCCGCACGTCTTCCAAACTTTTAATGTCCTCGGGCAAGATTCCCCGTTCTTCAAAGGCCTTCCTGTAGAAAGGAACTTGTTCGTACACTCGCTTGACTGTAGCCTGCAGCCTTTCCAACTGTAACTTTCTCAGTTCCTCGCGGGGTATACATTCGTATTTCTCATCCCAAATCATGCGTCACCAATCCTTCTTTACCACATTCAAGTTGTGATTTTTCGTAACCAAAAACCCTTTTTAAATGTTCTTCCGGATATCCCTCGGTAATCCAACTGACTGCCGGAACTACCAATAGAGGTATCACGATAGCCAAGGAACCAATAACCGGTATGCTCAGACCGCCGGTAAAAGGAAGTTTAACCTGCAACCAATTAAGCAGAGAAAGACCCAAGGAAATGCCCAGGCCGGAGATAACTCCCGACCAGGCACCGGCTCTGGTAACACCCTTCCAGTACAGTCCGTACAGGTAAGGAGCCAGAAATGCACCGGCTACCGTCCCCCAGGATATAGACATTAGGTTCAGAATAATAGTGGGTTTTAGGGCAATATACAGGGACAACCCTATAAATACTACGCAGAGTACCCGCATCAATAAAACTACCCTGTCTTTTTTCAGATTGGGGATAATTTCCTGCACCAAATCTATGGCAATTGCAGAACTTGAAACTAGTACCAGAGAAGCCAGCGTAGACATAGATGCCGCCAAAACTAAAAGCAGGATAACTACCGCTACCGCTTCTGGCAAAGCCTGACTGATTATTTGGGGCATTATTACATCCGGATTTCCTTGCGGTACCTGTTCAAAAAACAAGCGGCTTAGCGCACCGGTAAAATAGGCGCCAAAAGTCATCAAAAAGGCAAAACCGGTGGAAACAAAAATAGCCTGAGGGATAGACTTTTCATCTTTGATGGAATAAAACTTCTGTACCATTTGTGGCAGGCCCCAGGTACCCAGACTGGTTAAAATGACCAGTGATACCAGGGGTATCACTCCTGGCGGTCCTACAGGTTTAACCAACTGGGGATTAACCCGGGCCAGCTTTTCGATAGCGGCTCCTATCCCCCCTACCTGCGGACTGCCAACTACATAAACCAGCAGCAGGATTACTCCCCCAATCATAACTAAACCTTGAATAAAATCGGTTAACGTGAGGGCAAAATAACCTCCCATCACCAGGTATAAAGCTGTAAGTAAAGCCATGAAAAGTAAAGCTTGAATAAAAGGAATGCCGAAGATCTCTTCAAAAAGATAGCTTAGCCCCATATAGACCGAAGCAGAATAAGGTACTAAAAAGATAAAAATAATCAGCGCCGCCACTATTTTCAGAGCTTTGCTGTCATAGCGTGCCGCCAAAAATTCCGGCAGGGTAAGCGTTCCTAACCGGGAAGTCATAGCTCTCGTACGTCCTGCCAAAACCTTCCACGCCAGGTAACTGCCTATTAATGCATTGCCCAAAACGATCCACAGGGAAGAAAGGCCAAATCCCCATCCTACTTTACCTGCATACCCGATAAATAAGACGGCTGAAAAATAGGTCGTGCCGTAGGCAAAGGCCGAAACCCAAGGACCGATACTTCGATTTCCCAAGAAAAAATCATCGACGGTGCGAGTTTTCTTCATTCCTAAATAACCAACAACCAGCAGCATACCGACGTACATTAGAATAACTAACCATTTCATCTTCCTTCCATCCTCCCGTCCTAAATCTCGACCTATCTTTATTCAATAAACTAACCAAAATTCCCTTTTTTTCCGGTAAAGTATTTTTCCTATTGTCCATAATCGCTCTCAATTAATTTTTCCGCCCGTTTGATAGTTTCCAATACCTGCTCCCGCGCCGGTCCTCCCGGTACGTTCCTCCGTTCGACACAGGACTTTACGCTCAACATCTCAAAAATATCCTGATCAATAACTGCCGAAAACTGACGGAACTCTTCTAATGTGAGGTCTTCCAGATAAATCCCCCGGCTTAGACAGAAAAGGACCATTTGACCTACAACCCGGTGGGCATCCCGAAAAGGTAGTCCTTTGCGCACCAAATAATCAGCGACATCCGTAGCGTTGGTGAATCCTCGGCGCGTGCTTTCCAGCATGCGTTCCCGATTAACCCGCATGCTTTTGAGCATCGGAATAAAAACGCTAAGGCAACCTTGCACTGTATCAATTGTATCAAAAAGAGCCTCTTTATCCTCTTGCATATCCTTGTTGTAGGCCAGAGGAAGAGATTTCATCATGGTGAGCATCGCCACCAGGTTGCCGTAGACCCGACCGGTCTTACCCCTAACCAGTTCCGCTACATCAGGATTTTTCTTCTGCGGCATAATACTGCTTCCGGTGCTGTAAGCATCATCCATCTCCACAAAAGAAAACTCATCGCTAGACCACAACACCAACTCTTCGGCAAACCGGCTTAGATGCATCATAATCAGGGAAGCTGCGGCCGTAAACTCAATTACAAAATCCCGGTCACTTACGGCGTCTAAACTGTTGGCGGAAATCTTTGCAAAACCCAATTCCCGCGCTACCTGCTGCCGGTCAATGGGAAAAGTAGTTCCGGCCAGAGCCCCTGAGCCTAACGGCATAACATCGGTCCGCCGGTAGCAGTCAAGCAGGCGTTCTACATCCCGTTGAAACATCTCAAAATAAGCCATCAAGTGGTGAGCCAAGGTAACGGGTTGGGCTTTCTGCAAATGAGTATAACCGGGCATAACGGTATCCAGGTGTTCCTTAGCCAGTTCTACCAACACTTTTTGTAATTCTTTCAGAAGTTTTACGGTGTTGTTGATCTCTTCTTTTAAATACATGCGGGTATCCAGAGCTACCTGGTCGTTGCGGCTTCTGGCGGTATGCAGCTTTTTCCCGGTATCACCAATTTTTGCGATTAAAAGTCTTTCTATATTCATATGAATATCTTCAGCAGTTAT
Encoded proteins:
- a CDS encoding sodium:solute symporter family transporter yields the protein MKWLVILMYVGMLLVVGYLGMKKTRTVDDFFLGNRSIGPWVSAFAYGTTYFSAVLFIGYAGKVGWGFGLSSLWIVLGNALIGSYLAWKVLAGRTRAMTSRLGTLTLPEFLAARYDSKALKIVAALIIFIFLVPYSASVYMGLSYLFEEIFGIPFIQALLFMALLTALYLVMGGYFALTLTDFIQGLVMIGGVILLLVYVVGSPQVGGIGAAIEKLARVNPQLVKPVGPPGVIPLVSLVILTSLGTWGLPQMVQKFYSIKDEKSIPQAIFVSTGFAFLMTFGAYFTGALSRLFFEQVPQGNPDVIMPQIISQALPEAVAVVILLLVLAASMSTLASLVLVSSSAIAIDLVQEIIPNLKKDRVVLLMRVLCVVFIGLSLYIALKPTIILNLMSISWGTVAGAFLAPYLYGLYWKGVTRAGAWSGVISGLGISLGLSLLNWLQVKLPFTGGLSIPVIGSLAIVIPLLVVPAVSWITEGYPEEHLKRVFGYEKSQLECGKEGLVTHDLG
- the argH gene encoding argininosuccinate lyase, with translation MKLWGGRFTKETDKKVDEFHSSISFDQRLYRQDILGSMAHARMLGTCGIISQEEADKIIKGLEEVLQDIEEGKVEFDITAEDIHMNIERLLIAKIGDTGKKLHTARSRNDQVALDTRMYLKEEINNTVKLLKELQKVLVELAKEHLDTVMPGYTHLQKAQPVTLAHHLMAYFEMFQRDVERLLDCYRRTDVMPLGSGALAGTTFPIDRQQVARELGFAKISANSLDAVSDRDFVIEFTAAASLIMMHLSRFAEELVLWSSDEFSFVEMDDAYSTGSSIMPQKKNPDVAELVRGKTGRVYGNLVAMLTMMKSLPLAYNKDMQEDKEALFDTIDTVQGCLSVFIPMLKSMRVNRERMLESTRRGFTNATDVADYLVRKGLPFRDAHRVVGQMVLFCLSRGIYLEDLTLEEFRQFSAVIDQDIFEMLSVKSCVERRNVPGGPAREQVLETIKRAEKLIESDYGQ